ACATGACCGATGGCTGTTAGCGAAGTGGAACGGTCATTCCGCGCCGGCACTCGTCGACAAGTCATCTTTTGGTTTAGTGGACACGATACTCCCAAGCGCTTCAACGAAAATCAAGGTGAGTTGCCGGGCGCCTACGAAGCTGTGGCGGCGCACGTGATCTAGCGGAGTGAAGTACGCGGTCGTCAGATGTCGCTGGATGTGCTGTACAACCGGTGGGCTCCAGACGTTGCGTGGCGTCAGCTGATGCGACATGGTTTGAAGCACAGCCGTTTGCTGTCGCATTGCTTGCAAAAAAACGCGCTATAACCAAGGTAATCGCAAAGGCTGGGCAGTGCATCATTTCGTCCGCCACGACGACCTCGTCGCGTATCTGAAGTCTGACCCGGATGTCGCGGAGCGCGTCAAAGCGCATCGTGCCATCAAGCGTCGAAAAGGCTCCCAGTTGGACCTGATCGCCGCATAGTTCGCATCACCCGTCGCGCCACGGATTCGTTTCCGTGGCGTTTTTTTCTGGCGATGCCGAATCGCTGTCCGGACCGTCGTTTTGCTTGCTCTCAGCATGCAACTGATTGGCAATGTCCAGGAGCCGTCGCAGTTCCTCCTCTGAACCCGCCTCCACTTCGATATTTCCGGCCTTCAATCGCAGCTTCCGGCCTGCACGGCCCTGTAGCCAAGCTGCAAGTGCTGCCCCGACAACGGGACCAATGATGGGGCCCGCTGTCTTGGTGAATTCAATCAGCACCTGGAGGGGCCATACCTGTTCGAACACTGGACTGTGGAGACAATGAACTCTCTCACCACCGTTTGAGGTTGCGACCTGGTACGCGCGCTCAAAGTCTTCAGAATCCTTCCATTCTTTAGAGGCAATCTCGATCGTGACACGGATAAGGTTATTCGCAGAGGCCACCCGTTGCTTTCGCTTCAGCGAAGACCCGGCCGGTGCCACCCCCCAGACGCCGGTGCCTCGCGCGGCGTCCAAGTCGCCGCCGTCCTTGCTCTCAATATGCAACTGGTTGGCGATCACGATAAGCCGGTTGGATTGTGCCGCAGAAGTCGCCTCGGCTTCGCTATCCCCGGTCTTGAACCGTAGCGTTCGGCCCTCACCCCGCTCCAGCCAATCTCCCAGCTCTGCTGCGACATGGGGACGTATCAGAGGCCCCACTGTTTTGGTGAATTCGATCAGAACGACATGAGGCAATTCGCCATCTGCCCGTGACTTTTCGAGACGATCAGTCACATCGGCACCACCGTCGTCGATGGCGACCCGGCGAATGCGGGCTAAGTCATCCGAATCCTCGCTACCTTCAGCGCGAAGTTCGATAGTGACAAGCGTTGGGATCATGGTCGCCGCCTCCCCTTCCTCACTGATCAAACACGTTATATAACCCGCGAGAGGAAAGTGCCAGGCGCCGGTGCCTCGCTCTGTATCCGAGCCCACGCTTCTGATGCACAGCTGTATCTGGTTCCGGTGCCCAAAAGCGCTTCGTCGCACCTTTCTCTAGCTCCCCCTTTGCGCGCGATGATCCTCTAGACCGTTAAAAGCCGGCATAATCCTCTGAATGAGCCGGGGCGCTTCAATGAATGACGCATCAATAGACAACCTTGACGTGATGCTTCTCGACCGACCGTTGCGGACGGCGAAACCCAGTTTTCAGCGTTCGGCACAGGGTGGGCGCTTTGTTCTTTCGTCCTACCGGCCGGCGTAGCCATTCGGCAACTCGGAGCGACGGATCTTTTCGTATCGCAACTCCATTTGGCTTTTCAGTTCAATCGGTACCGGATTGTGGCTGCGGTAGTCGCCTTAGGTGCTCGAGAGGCTGGAAGACCATCGATTTTTCCGATATCTGAACGGCTTCGAACGCCTTCGACACCGCCGCCACGAGATTTTTTAACGTCTCTGAGGTGAGCGAAACCCGTCATTGGAATGGCGGCGACGCGCGTTGCGTGGGTGTCGCTTCATGGCCGAATTGAGTCCGCCCGGTCAGACCGTCATGCCGGCCCGTAGGAAGATTGCGACCGCCTGCTTTACGCATGCCTTCAATCGAGATGGAATTTTGCCCCCCTTTATGCAGGGACCCGAGCCACCGTCATCTTGCCGTGCGCGACCTTCATTGAAAATTCCGGGACGCCTTCGCCAGCGTGTCGGCACGGCGCTGCGTTGACGGACTTGCGCCAGATTGAGCGGCGCGGTCGGCGGTTGTCTTTACAGAGTGTTCTTCACGAACACTCTGTAAATTCTTTGTGTAGCGATTTGCGCCCATACCGCCGTGGTGAGCAGCCTCAGTCCAATCCTGAGCAAGTGCCACGATTACAGCCAACTGCATCGTCGTAAGATGGCGGCGATGCTTGTTCTCAGACATCACAAATGCGACGGGTGGGACGAATCATCTCGCCCTTTCCAAGTGCCTGTTTTGATTGAATTATAGGAATTCCTGTAATTGAATTCCTTGAATTCCAAGAATTGAGTTACTGGAATCACAGGAACTGGATGGGCGGGAGCTCGCTAACTCGGGCGGGGGATATGAACCGTCCACGCCCCTGCGCTCCTACTGTCAGAGGGTCAGCTTTTGTCTGCCCCCCCTCCTCTCAGCGGCCGGGACGGCGTAAGCACCAGTTACGCCGCCGCACCGAACGACAACGGCGAGGCGGCCGTCTTCGGCTGGAATAACCGCATCGTCCTGACCGGCATCCGTATGGTGCGCGAGGAATGGGCGAAAGTCGTCACCGAAGCCGAGCGCCTGATTGCCGATGCACAGGCCGAGACCGCCGCGGCCTGAAGCGGCCGGAAGGCGCCAAGGGAATCCCACAGATTTGTGGAATCTCACTCAAGGCGATAGATGGTCCAAATTTGGACCATCTCCCCTCCCCCTGATTTCCTGCCTGCCAACGGACCGGGACGCCAATTTTGGCGCTAGCCCAGTGTCAGTTCAGTCACAGCATGTCCGCGAGATCAATTGCGTAACCTTGCGGGCCGCTCGCTGGCCACCGATAATCGCCGCACCAATAAAAAAGAGGGGCCTCTATGAAAGACGGTTGGCAGGCGCCATTAGCCGCACTGGTCGCGGTCATCGAAGGTGCGGTTGAACGTTCCGACAATAGGCCTGCCACCCCGGCTGATCGTTGGAGACCTAGCGCCGTGCAAATTCGCGGCCTGACCGGCTTCGCGCAGCAATCTAGACTCCGACTTGAGGTTGAGCATCCGTCGCGGCCCTAAATGAGCATGCTGTCGTGCTAGAGTGCCGCGACGACCGAACGGGGGAACTGACATGTACAAGTTAATCACAGTGCGCGAAGCGGGCGATGATATTGGCGTTGACTTCGACTTGGAAGTGAACGGCGTAGTACAGCATTTTGCCGTCAACACTGAAGCGATTGAGGATTTGCTTGAAACTCGCGACAAGCTTCACGGCACAGAACTTACCAAAGGCTTTCACAAGGTCGCCTATCGAATTTGCGAGGTCGCCGCGCGCAAACACCGTCAGCCAAGCAATGCGCGCTTGCTGCTGACGACCAGCGATTTCTAGAATCGTCGTCAAATCGGGTGAAATGACAAAATGAAAAAGACATTGCTTCTCGCGGCGATGCTGCTGACCGGATGCGCGAGCGTTTCGGATATTCATACAAGCAAAGCTGATCCGGATTGCGCCCACTCATGCTCGGCGAACTATTCCGAATGCCTTGGTAAGTTCACGCTCTTTCCAATTCAGGCGCAACACCAATGCACCGACGCTTTGCGCCTGTGTGTTGCCGCCTGCCCAGCGAGAGGAAGTGTGGCCGCGTCTCCGGTATCGAACCCATCGCAACGGCTCGCGAATCTTGACGACCTTTACAAGCGCGGTCTGATTAGCAAGGGCGAATACGATGCGAAGCGCGCCGAAGTACTAAAGGGTCTGTAAAGACTTTTGTGAATTGCGGGAACGTCGGGGGAAATGTGGAAAAACGACAAGCAGCGGCGTTCGCGTTGGCTATGGTCTTTGTATCGCTTTCCGTCAATAGCTATGCCTCGCGCGGATGGGTCGGCAATGATCTGAAGGCGAAATGCGACGTGGCGCTTCGAGCGGTATCTGACCCGTCCGCTTGGGATACGAACATAGCGCTGTCTTCCGGGCAGTGTGCCGGTTATATCGCTGGTGTGATCGAAGGCACGCGCGTAACGTCCATTCTCGACAAGGCGGGCAAGTATCCATATTGCATGCCGGAAACGACTACGCCGCTGCAAGACATTTCAGTTGTAGAGAAGTATCTGAACGATCACCCCGAACAATGGGATATGCCTGCTGGCCTTTTGATTGACCAAGCATTCTTGACCGCCTATCCGTGTTCGAAGGGTAAGTGAAGGGAAATTCTTCGCGAGCTAGTGATATGCGTCATAAATAATGCAACTTAACGGCGATTCGCAAGTCTCCTTTACATAGAGGAGAACCCATGAGAATCGCGGCGAAAGTTGAACTGAGCGAAGCACAACGTAAACAGTTGGAGACGTGGGCGACTGGGCGAACGATTCCGGTTCGACTGGCCGAGCGTGCCAAGATGATATTGCTCGCGGCGCAAGGCAAGACGGACAAAGAGATCGGTGCGGACCTTGGTATCTGGCGAGGCACGGTGGCACGCTGGCGCGGTCGCTTTATCGCTGATGGTGTGACTGGGATCGAGCACGATGAGACGCGGCCCGGGCGCAAGCCGAAGATCTCCGCGCGCAAGGTCAAGTCCATCGTAGCGCTGACGACGCAGCAGCGGCCGGATAACGCGACGCATTGGAGTACGCGCAGCATGGCAGCGGTGGCCGGTATCAGTGAAGCGAGCGTGCGGCGCATCTGGCAGGCGTACGGCCTCAAGCCGCATCGGGTAGAGAGCTTCAAGGTGTCGAACGACAAGCGCTTTGCCGAGAAACTCGAGGCCATCGTCGGGCTGTATCTCGATCCCCCGGAGCACGCCTTGGTCTTCAGTTGCGACGAGAAGTCCCAGATCCAGGCGCTTGACCGGACCCAGCCGGGCTTGCCGCTGAAGCGAGGTCGCGCTCAAACGATGACGCATGATTACAAGCGCCATGGTGTGACGACGCTGTTTGCCGCGATGAATACACTCGATGGAAGTGTCATTGGCCAGTGCCAGACGAAACATCGTCATCAGGAGTGGCTGAGTTTCTTGCGCAAGATCGATCGCCACACACCCAAGAACAAGGAGTTGCATTTGATCGCCGACAATTACGCCACCCATAAGCACCCCGAGATAAAGGCGTGGCTGGCCAAGCACCCGCGCTTCCACATGCATTTCACCCCCACCAGTGCCTCTTGGCTCAACATGGTCGAACGCTTCTTCCGTGACTTGTCAGAGAACCAGTTGCGACGTGCGGCCTTCCGCTCGGTACCTGAATTGGTCCGCGCGATCGAACAGTACGTGGAGAAGCACAACCGTGATCCGAAACCGTTCATCTGGACGGCAAAGGCATCCGACATCCTGGCGAAAGTCACGCGTGCCAGGGCCAAGCTGAATAAGATGCAATCCGTTTGACGCACATCACTAGATGCCGGCCCACGACCCATGTACTCAATCGCTCAATTTCGTACGGATAGCGTTATCCTGCCCGAAATATAGGGGTATGCGCGTTTTGGACGTGTCAGATTATGGGCTCCCCTTTTCGTACACCTTCTCGAACCTCCCAAGATCTTCTTAGTCGCCGCAGGTCCAATAAAAGTCAGCAGGCTATTCATTGGTGAGAACATCCGTGAGCAGACCTCGTGACATCTCGGTCAACATCGCATCGAGCGCGGCGCGGCGGTCAGCGTATTCATGATCGGCACTGATCATGCGGTCAGCCGCGGCGTGAACATCGGCCATCGATGGGCCGTGGTGAATCGGGACCGTCACTGGCACGACAAGCGACGCGATGAAGAGGCGCACACTTTCTCCATGGAAGGGGGTCACGTCCAATGTGACCCCCCTCTCAGTCAGCATTTTGCGCAGCCGTGCCGTCGTCGCACTGCTCGCCCTTTCTGCTTCAGTCATTGCGTACCTCCACTTCTTTAGCGCACTTGCGGGTCTCTACAAACCGCGCGGCAGCGTGCGCGCGACGCATTACCGCTTCATCGTCGTTCGCCTCGCCGATGGCGACCCCGGGCATGCAATGGACCACGATCACGGCAGGACGAGGGCCCGCACCGTAATGCGCACCCAGTTCGATACGGGTCTGCATCGCGCAGTGCTCGCGCTCTAGCTTCTGCTTGCGTTCGAGCGCTTGGCTAAGCTGGTTCGCCGCTCGGCTCGCAGCGCCCATTTCCACCTTGCCAGTCTTGCGGGCCGCGTCATAGATGCTGTTCGTCAACGCTCGTAATTCGGTCGTGTGGCGGTCCAGAATTGCTTTCTCACGAATCGACACCTGCTGCTCGATCCACTCTATTTCGTCGGCTCCGTTGGGGAACTGAGGGCGTGCAGATCGGCCTTCGGATTGAGCGGCGTGAGCGGCCGGCGCGGCTGGCTGTTTTTCTGCTTGGTGACCGGTCACTATCCCCGCCCGTGTCCCGCTTCCTACGGCACTTTCTGTAAAATAAGAGCGCTCACCTGAAGGGCCTTTAGTGGTCACCCCAGCCACGCCGATGCCCAACTGCCAGCCCTCGGAAGCCTTGCGCTTCATCACCAGCGCCTTCGACACTTCAATAGAATCAGCGACTTGCTGAACACTGGCCACGCCACGCTCCCACCTGAACCTCGCAGCCCGCCACGCCTCTTCAGAGACTCTCGATTCCTTCGCCATGGTTACCTCGCGGCATCTGTCATGCCCTCAATATGACCATCACGAACGGGTTCGGTCACCAAGAGGTCACCATCGGTAACCGGGACAGAATATGCGCGCGGCGCATATGGTTGTGATGGAGAGCGCGCGACGCCGGTTTCCTGAAGTCTACCGACGCGCGGCCATCGTGCGACCAGGGTAGTAGATGCGCTCGGATCAGCCCCGCATTAACCACTCCTTAGTCCCTAGGCGGTTCGCATAAAACTGTTTGTGTTCAGCCATCCCCTGAAGTTGGCGCAGAGCCGATCTGCGACCACAAGCGCTCGTGCGATAACTTCCGCCAAACTCTCACTAGGCTCGGCGACAACGGGTTCGTGCCAAACCTCACCCAAGTAAGCATCGCCTGCCACATGATCAAATACATCTATCAGGAAAAGGACTTCCAAGCCGTCCCAGTTCAATGTCGGACAAATCTTGAGGCTGAAGCGATTTTCGATGCGTCGCTCAAACACAAATTGAATCCAATGCCCGCGCTCAGCCTTGCCCAGTCCTGGCTCGCCTGCGACATGCCGATAGTGGTCCGTTAATTCGGCCGACGTAAGTGCCAAGAAAAAGTCTGCGCGCAGTAGCTGCTCTCGCTCAAAATTCCGTCTGATGTTCAGCGACCGCCACATCGGTTGCAGGCGCTCGAAGTCCGCTTTTGTTTCGGCTCGGTGAATTTGCTCTGGCCAGCAGGATTCAAACACGTCCACCCACGTGGACGTGGGCAATCGTGCCAACTCAAGAGGGTATTCGTGCTGTTGAGCCTCAACGGGTTTATGTGCGCTGCTCGCGCTCGAAGCCGAACTGTCCGCGCGTGGATTAATGTGCGCGGCTAGGACATTCCAGTCCGCATACCCTCGAACACGCGCAACGCATTCTTGGGCGACTGCAAGTGATATGTCGACGCCGACAGACTTCAGATAGCGGCGGAGGATAAATGCAGCCTGACTGGCTGTTGGTTCGAAGATGTCCAAAACTCTCGCTCCTTGTGATGGCGCAAGGTCTTGGGCGATGCTGTCCTCGTTACACGCCCTGCCCCGCGCTCATTCAGATGCGATTGAAGAGGACCTTAGGCTAGCTCCGATTCACCATACCCAGTAACGGGTGAGGACGGCGCGCTGGAGCGGCGCGAAACGATTATAGCGACATGGTCGTTCGGCGGCGAGATAGCAAGTCCACTGACTTTGGCATTTCCCGAAGGAGTCGCTCATCGCTTGACGCGCTGCGAATGCTTCTGGAATCCAGCGCGCGGTTTCGTGTCATACGGGCGAATCTCCTGTAGCCCGGCCATGACACCCCACACTTCCGCATAGGCGTCGTGCAGGTAATGGTCCTTGACGCTGTTTTTGAAGTTGCCGTAATCGATTTCCATGAGCGCCTGAGCAATCACTGCGCTGACGAGGTCTCGACGGATGAATGCGCGGAACTGGTAATCGCGACCCGGCAGCGTAGTCACCTGCGTTTCCGGCCCAAAGGTCGCTTCTATGTCGCCGCGGCGACGCGCACGCACCATTAGGACGGTCGGGTCACGGTCGCTGTTGACGATTGACAGAAAAGCATTCGAAAGGCAAATCCACATGAGAAACCTCAGGGTGTGTTTATTCCCGGCGATGCACGAAGGCTCGCCGCAAGACGCGGAAATCGGATAGGTTGCAAAAGATCAGTGCTTACGCGCCCAAATCATCTAGGACCGACTTCGCGAGGTTGACTCCAAGTTGGGCCAGTTTCGCGACTTCAGCATCGGCAAGCTCAACGATCGCCAAGAACAAATTTCTCGCGATGCGATGCGCGGAAACCGCACGCGAGAGGCAGTCAACGACGCCGATCACGTCTTCAGAACGCGCATGCTCGCGGCACTCGACAAGCGCGTCATGGAGTGTTCGCCCGCCTAAACGCGCAAGGTCCGCCACGTCGCCGACCGCACACACGATGGACTCAATTCGAAAGAAATGACGCGACAGCAGGTCTACGCTCACCATAGCAGTCCGCAACGAACTGTCGGACCCGAGCAGGATGTGCGCGACGATTGAATTTTGATTGAGGGCTGAGGCTGCATGCATTGCTTGCTCCGGGTTTCGTGTTGTGTGCTGCGATGGAGTTAATTGTTGCACCCCGAATAATAGAGAGTCAAGCGATTTTTTGCACCCCATCTAATCATGCTAAAATTTCGCCCTATGACGACGAAACCTGACATCAAGCGCGGTCGCGGACGCCCGACCGTCGATCCAGATACCGAACTGGTATCTAGTTCCCTGCGGCTTACCCGCTTGGACTGGGAGACATTCAAGTCGCTCGGCGGCGCAAAATGGCTACGCGAATTCTTGCGCCAGCATCGCGCCAAGCACGAACGAGCGAAGTCTCGCGACGAGTGATCTACATGCGACGCTCGATGCGCGCCCCCTCAACCACCAGGAGCCACCCATGAGCAGATGATCAACTCTCATAGGGAAGCAGCATGTCAGCATCATCAGCGCCGAACGCGCCGGGCGTGTACATGATCGAAAACGCGGCGAACGGGCGCGTCTATATCGGCAAGACAAAGAATCTTGGCAAGCGCTTCGGGCAGCACGTCACGCAACTTCGCAAGGGTAAGCACCACAACACCAGGCTTCAAGCCGAATGGTCGGAATTCGGAGAACCTACTTTCACGTTTCGCGTTCACGTCCTCGCCGGGGAAAGTGAAATCGACCTGATCGAGCAAACCCTGATCGCCGAAAACATGGGCGACGGATGCTTTAACTGAAATCCGCTCGGCAGCGATGGGCGGCCACCCATTGCCCCATCCGGCGAGGCCATGACGCCGCGCCAAGTGCGCATGGATGACTCCCGCTGGGAGAAGTGCCGCAGGCTCGGCGGCGCTGGATGGATTCGCGACCGCATTGACGAGGCCAATGATCCAGGGGATTCGCCAAAGCGTCGCAAGTAACCGGCCGCAGAAACAGGAAAGCCACCAATTTGCGGATGGCTTTTTCATGGGTGAGACGGAATCACTGGAGCGTCGTCACCTGCCCCATCGAGAGCAGCCCCGCGGCCGCGATGCGAGTAGCGATGGCTTCCGCCTGCTCGCGCTCGGTCTCCGCTCTCAGAGAAACGCCGTAATGCGCCGCAAAAATCATGAACAGCAGGCCGCAGAGCGCGCGACCGTCGGCCGCCTTCGGAACTTCGAGCCCGCCCTCAATCATCGCCAGGAACGGCATCCCATCCGGCAGCGCCACACCGCGGCGGCCAGCGCCGAGCAGATCGGCCTTCTGCGTCGTCAGGTTCGCATCAATGAATCCGCCAAGCTGGACCAGCACGTCCCCGACGGCCGCCATTTCCATGCAGGTGCGCGCCATCAAATTACCGGCCG
The nucleotide sequence above comes from Paraburkholderia aromaticivorans. Encoded proteins:
- a CDS encoding IS630 family transposase, with protein sequence MRIAAKVELSEAQRKQLETWATGRTIPVRLAERAKMILLAAQGKTDKEIGADLGIWRGTVARWRGRFIADGVTGIEHDETRPGRKPKISARKVKSIVALTTQQRPDNATHWSTRSMAAVAGISEASVRRIWQAYGLKPHRVESFKVSNDKRFAEKLEAIVGLYLDPPEHALVFSCDEKSQIQALDRTQPGLPLKRGRAQTMTHDYKRHGVTTLFAAMNTLDGSVIGQCQTKHRHQEWLSFLRKIDRHTPKNKELHLIADNYATHKHPEIKAWLAKHPRFHMHFTPTSASWLNMVERFFRDLSENQLRRAAFRSVPELVRAIEQYVEKHNRDPKPFIWTAKASDILAKVTRARAKLNKMQSV
- a CDS encoding GIY-YIG nuclease family protein encodes the protein MSASSAPNAPGVYMIENAANGRVYIGKTKNLGKRFGQHVTQLRKGKHHNTRLQAEWSEFGEPTFTFRVHVLAGESEIDLIEQTLIAENMGDGCFN
- a CDS encoding glyoxalase superfamily protein, with amino-acid sequence MDIFEPTASQAAFILRRYLKSVGVDISLAVAQECVARVRGYADWNVLAAHINPRADSSASSASSAHKPVEAQQHEYPLELARLPTSTWVDVFESCWPEQIHRAETKADFERLQPMWRSLNIRRNFEREQLLRADFFLALTSAELTDHYRHVAGEPGLGKAERGHWIQFVFERRIENRFSLKICPTLNWDGLEVLFLIDVFDHVAGDAYLGEVWHEPVVAEPSESLAEVIARALVVADRLCANFRGWLNTNSFMRTA
- a CDS encoding SHOCT domain-containing protein → MKKTLLLAAMLLTGCASVSDIHTSKADPDCAHSCSANYSECLGKFTLFPIQAQHQCTDALRLCVAACPARGSVAASPVSNPSQRLANLDDLYKRGLISKGEYDAKRAEVLKGL
- a CDS encoding Rap1a/Tai family immunity protein: MEKRQAAAFALAMVFVSLSVNSYASRGWVGNDLKAKCDVALRAVSDPSAWDTNIALSSGQCAGYIAGVIEGTRVTSILDKAGKYPYCMPETTTPLQDISVVEKYLNDHPEQWDMPAGLLIDQAFLTAYPCSKGK